One Quadrisphaera sp. RL12-1S DNA segment encodes these proteins:
- a CDS encoding class I SAM-dependent methyltransferase, with product MSAAPGAGGAPPDFVRAPNQADRPEVYELENTAMDPSGLVLDALRELAPWRGRRLLDLGCGAGYWLPGYTAEAAEVVGVEPDPSLLPLAAARPGGARVLQGSAEHLPLPDASVDVVHARFAYFFPPGCDAGLAEVRRVLRPGGSLVVVDNDHRAGEFAELLAASPWAAYQGAAGATDAWWAQRGAVRREVMSSWDFQRRADLQAVLRLEFPPQVAGPWLAAHPGALSLSYGYVLFCVTA from the coding sequence GTGAGCGCGGCGCCGGGCGCCGGCGGGGCGCCGCCGGACTTCGTGCGAGCACCGAACCAGGCCGACCGGCCGGAGGTCTACGAGCTCGAGAACACCGCGATGGACCCCTCGGGCCTGGTGCTCGACGCCCTGCGCGAGCTGGCCCCGTGGCGGGGCCGCAGGCTGCTCGACCTCGGCTGCGGTGCGGGGTACTGGCTGCCCGGGTACACCGCCGAGGCCGCGGAGGTGGTCGGGGTGGAGCCCGACCCCTCGCTGCTGCCCCTGGCGGCCGCCCGTCCGGGGGGTGCCCGGGTGCTGCAGGGGTCGGCCGAGCACCTGCCGCTGCCGGACGCCAGCGTCGACGTGGTGCACGCGCGCTTCGCCTACTTCTTCCCGCCGGGCTGCGACGCCGGGCTCGCGGAGGTCCGCCGCGTGCTGCGCCCGGGTGGGTCGCTGGTGGTGGTCGACAACGACCACCGCGCGGGCGAGTTCGCCGAGCTGCTCGCCGCCAGCCCGTGGGCCGCCTACCAGGGGGCCGCCGGTGCGACGGACGCGTGGTGGGCCCAGCGCGGGGCCGTGCGCCGCGAGGTCATGAGCAGCTGGGACTTCCAGCGCCGCGCGGACCTCCAGGCGGTGCTGCGGCTGGAGTTCCCGCCGCAGGTCGCCGGCCCGTGGCTGGCGGCGCACCCGGGTGCCCTGTCGCTGAGCTACGGCTACGTCCTCTTCTGCGTCACCGCCTGA
- a CDS encoding SDR family NAD(P)-dependent oxidoreductase: protein MITTRAGAPRTSSSSSWSSSSGAVAVVTGGGSGIGAALARALGDRGVRPVVADVDLGAARAVAAQTGGRAERVDVADPAQVEQLARSAPDARWLFLNAGVLGEHLGAPWEVPAEDWRRVLDINLGGVVNGLRAFVPRLLATGEPAHVVITASLAGAAVFGGGGAYGPSKHAVLAVARHAAMALEGTPVRVHAVCPDLVRTGMSPEGMAPEEVAAHALALVDGGGFAWVPPVWRDAVRTGAAALAGGEAPRPPEPTRPAAALLLNGTVGAGKSTTAEQLGHLLDQRGAAHARVDLDELRRAWPAPAHDPFQQELALANLRDVAANLRRAGAQRLVLAGVLEDRASRERCERALESPLVVVRLRADVATVRERLQARHADDDGLRWHLDRCAELHGVLEAAGVDDHVVDVDGMGPAEVAAAVLRVAGWDAQAVTQKRT from the coding sequence GTGATCACGACCCGCGCCGGAGCCCCCCGCACGTCCTCGTCGTCGTCCTGGTCGTCGTCCTCAGGAGCGGTGGCGGTGGTCACCGGCGGCGGCAGCGGCATCGGCGCCGCCCTCGCCCGTGCGCTCGGCGACCGGGGCGTGCGGCCCGTCGTCGCGGACGTCGACCTCGGGGCCGCCCGGGCCGTGGCCGCCCAGACCGGGGGCCGGGCGGAGCGGGTGGACGTCGCCGACCCCGCCCAGGTCGAGCAGCTGGCGCGCAGCGCGCCCGACGCGCGCTGGCTGTTCCTCAACGCCGGCGTCCTCGGCGAGCACCTGGGGGCGCCGTGGGAGGTGCCCGCCGAGGACTGGCGCCGCGTGCTCGACATCAACCTCGGCGGGGTGGTCAACGGGCTGCGGGCCTTCGTGCCGCGGCTGCTCGCGACCGGGGAGCCCGCGCACGTGGTCATCACCGCCTCGCTCGCGGGGGCCGCCGTCTTCGGGGGCGGTGGCGCGTACGGGCCGTCCAAGCACGCCGTCCTCGCCGTCGCCCGGCACGCGGCGATGGCGCTGGAGGGGACCCCGGTGCGCGTGCACGCCGTCTGCCCCGACCTCGTCCGCACGGGCATGTCCCCGGAGGGGATGGCGCCCGAGGAGGTCGCCGCGCACGCCCTGGCCCTGGTCGACGGCGGCGGGTTCGCGTGGGTGCCGCCCGTCTGGCGCGACGCCGTGCGGACCGGGGCGGCGGCCCTCGCCGGCGGGGAGGCGCCCAGGCCGCCTGAGCCCACCCGCCCGGCAGCGGCGCTGCTGCTCAACGGCACCGTCGGCGCGGGGAAGTCCACCACCGCCGAGCAGCTGGGCCACCTGCTCGACCAGCGGGGCGCCGCCCACGCCCGGGTGGACCTCGACGAGCTGCGCCGGGCCTGGCCGGCCCCCGCGCACGACCCGTTCCAGCAGGAGCTCGCGCTGGCCAACCTGCGGGACGTGGCCGCCAACCTCCGCCGCGCCGGCGCCCAGCGCCTGGTGCTGGCCGGGGTGCTGGAGGACCGCGCCTCCCGCGAGCGGTGCGAGCGGGCGCTCGAGTCGCCGCTGGTGGTGGTGCGGCTCCGGGCCGACGTCGCCACCGTGCGGGAGCGCCTCCAGGCCCGCCACGCCGACGACGACGGGCTGCGGTGGCACCTGGACCGCTGCGCCGAGCTGCACGGGGTGCTGGAGGCGGCCGGGGTCGACGACCACGTGGTGGACGTCGACGGGATGGGCCCCGCCGAGGTGGCCGCCGCCGTGCTGCGCGTGGCCGGCTGGGACGCTCAGGCGGTGACGCAGAAGAGGACGTAG
- a CDS encoding GNAT family N-acetyltransferase, with protein MGPTVDAASPADLERLLALWAAAFPGQPAPDLARALDEGRAVVLRGPDGVTAAALSSSVDARPRERRLTLLAADLESWLDAERAATTPGGRLGAGVDYWHVTVREDAALSLEGVRRAGYALASRSWGARLDVDDDDLHVLHRRAQAALGRGLRLHRLDRADAGPAHRLLRSCRADFPATPATPPPDHDLDDVVAALTGPGRVGYGATASAAAGGGGRLVAVTLLEVDEDGRSADTDLTAVAADQRGRGVATALKAFAVVDLASRGVRTFRTGGAEVNEASLRANRRLGYRVEPLWLTWSRPAG; from the coding sequence GTGGGCCCTACCGTCGACGCCGCGTCACCGGCGGACCTGGAGCGGCTCCTCGCGCTCTGGGCGGCGGCGTTCCCGGGCCAGCCCGCCCCCGACCTCGCCCGAGCGCTCGACGAGGGGCGCGCGGTGGTCCTGCGCGGCCCGGACGGTGTCACCGCGGCTGCCCTGTCCAGCTCCGTCGACGCCCGCCCGCGGGAGAGGCGGCTGACGCTGCTGGCCGCGGACCTGGAGTCCTGGCTGGACGCGGAGCGGGCCGCCACCACGCCGGGCGGCCGGCTCGGGGCGGGCGTCGACTACTGGCACGTCACCGTGCGTGAGGACGCTGCGCTCTCCCTCGAGGGGGTGCGGCGCGCTGGCTACGCCCTCGCCAGCCGCTCCTGGGGCGCCCGCCTGGACGTCGACGACGACGACCTGCACGTCCTCCACCGCCGGGCGCAGGCAGCTCTCGGCAGAGGCCTGCGCCTGCACCGGCTCGACCGCGCTGACGCGGGTCCGGCCCACCGGCTGCTGCGGAGCTGCCGCGCCGACTTCCCCGCCACCCCGGCGACACCGCCCCCCGACCACGACCTCGACGACGTGGTGGCCGCTCTGACCGGCCCGGGGCGCGTCGGGTACGGCGCGACCGCCTCCGCCGCCGCGGGCGGCGGTGGCCGCCTGGTCGCCGTGACGCTGCTGGAGGTCGACGAGGACGGCCGCAGCGCGGACACCGACCTCACGGCGGTCGCTGCGGACCAGCGGGGGCGCGGCGTCGCCACCGCCCTGAAGGCGTTCGCCGTCGTCGACCTCGCCTCGCGCGGGGTGCGGACGTTCCGCACCGGCGGGGCCGAGGTCAACGAGGCGTCCCTGCGGGCCAACCGCCGGCTGGGCTACCGGGTCGAGCCGCTGTGGCTCACCTGGTCGCGCCCCGCCGGCTGA
- a CDS encoding ATP-binding protein has translation MERASTVLDAVPSSIAAARAVVRERCRASGASGLSTDLAVLLTSEVVTNAVLHAASRARLSVIATTETIRVEVGDDSTELPQVLRLRRGSPHGRGMALLEDLADAWGVQEEPGGKVVWFTLSSDRHL, from the coding sequence GTGGAGCGAGCGTCGACCGTCCTCGACGCGGTCCCCAGCTCCATCGCAGCCGCCCGTGCGGTGGTGCGCGAGCGCTGCCGCGCGTCCGGCGCATCCGGCCTGTCCACCGACCTCGCCGTCCTCCTCACCAGCGAGGTGGTCACCAACGCCGTCCTGCACGCCGCCAGCCGCGCGCGGCTGAGCGTCATCGCCACGACCGAGACGATCCGGGTGGAGGTCGGCGACGACAGCACGGAGCTGCCGCAGGTGCTGCGGCTGCGCCGCGGCTCCCCGCACGGTCGGGGCATGGCGCTGCTGGAGGACCTCGCTGACGCGTGGGGTGTGCAGGAGGAGCCCGGCGGCAAGGTCGTCTGGTTCACCCTGTCCAGCGACCGCCACCTCTGA